One part of the Epinephelus fuscoguttatus linkage group LG12, E.fuscoguttatus.final_Chr_v1 genome encodes these proteins:
- the LOC125897753 gene encoding solute carrier family 22 member 5-like has product MHDYEAATAFLGEWGRFQQQVFYLLCLSIIPNGFTGMSVVFVADTPPHRCLIPAHINLTAAWRNSSIPLEESHSGAPVPSKCSRYKLIDVLRFSDRGLLPGVDVNLTNVQTESCLDGWDYDQSVYISTIISEWDLVCDDRWKKPLTSSLFFCGVLTGSFISGQLSDRYGRKMVLFVTMAVQTVFTFIQVFSPSWAMFCAIYFVVGLGQISNYVAAFVLGTEILGPHVRTIFSTAGVCLFFAVGYMLLPLFAYFIRDWRMLLLGLTLPGFLYVPLWWYIPESPRWLLSQGRVEEAEAIMRDAAKRNKIEPPPVIFSPLQVELQCEKRKAHNICDLLRSRNIRWISVTLWLVWNTLTIAYFALSLNTANLHGNAYFNCFLSAVVEVPAYILSWVMFRWCSRRLSLFSTLFMGGLFLLFIQLTPANLNSLAVALEMMGKFAVTTAFAIVYAYTAELYPTVVRNTAVGTCSMASRIGSIIAPYFVYLRSYSVSLPYILMGSITALSGLLSLLLPESYGMPLPDTISHMQHFPGCCQKTPYTLTHTEEKENAAERKSPVL; this is encoded by the exons atgcacGACTATGAAGCTGCAACAGCCTTCCTCGGGGAATGGGGACGTTTCCAGCAGCAGGTGTTTTATCTCCTCTGTCTGAGCATCATCCCGAACGGCTTCACCGGCATGTCCGTCGTGTTCGTCGCCGACACGCCGCCGCACCGCTGCCTGATTCCCGCGCACATCAACCTCACCGCTGCATGGAGGAACAGCAGCATCCCGCTGGAGGAGAGCCACAGCGGCGCGCCGGTGCCCAGCAAGTGCTCCAGATACAAGCTTATAGATGTGCTGAGATTCTCGGACAGGGGCTTGCTGCCAGGCGTTGATGTTAACCTGACTAATGTGCAAACAGAAAGCTGTTTGGATGGATGGGACTATGATCAGAGCGTGTACATTTCTACCATCATTTCGGAG tggGACCTGGTGTGTGATGACAGGTGGAAGAAACCGCTGacttcttctctcttcttctgtggtgttcTCACTGGCTCGTTCATTTCAGGACAGCTCTCTGACAG GTATGGGAGAAAAATGGTGTTGTTTGTCACCATGGCGGTCCAGACAGTGTTCACATTCATCCAGGTCTTCTCTCCATCCTGGGCCATGTTCTGTGCCATATACTTTGTAGTCGGGTTGGGACAAATCTCCAATTATGTGGCTGCGTTTGTGCTAG GGACGGAGATATTGGGCCCACATGTTCGGACCATTTTCTCCACCGCGGGTGTGTGTCTTTTCTTTGCTGTGGGCTACATGCTGCTGCCGCTGTTTGCCTACTTCATCAGAGACTGGAGGATGCTTCTCCTCGGCCTCACCCTGCCTGGCTTCCTCTATGTGCCTCTCTGGTG GTACATCCCAGAGTCTCCTCGGTGGCTGCTGTCTCAGGGAAGAGTAGAAGAGGCTGAGGCCATAATGAGAGATGCTGCTAAGAGGAACAAAATCGAGCCTCCGCCGGTCATCTTTAGTCCTTTGCAG GTTGAACTTCAATGTGAGAAGAGGAAGGCCCACAACATCTGTGACCTGCTTCGTTCCCGAAACATCCGCTGGATCTCTGTCACGCTGTGGCTGGTCTG GAACACCTTGACCATTGCTTATTTTGCTCTCTCCCTGAACACGGCGAACCTTCACGGCAACGCGTACTTCAACTGTTTCCTGTCGGCTGTGGTAGAGGTGCCTGCCTACATTTTGTCATGGGTTATGTTTCGCTGGTGTTCCAGACGACTGAGTCTTTTCTCAACCCTCTTCATGGGAGGACTGTTTCTACTCTTCATACAGCTCACACCAGCAA ACCTGAATTCTCTCGCTGTAGCACTGGAGATGATGGGGAAGTTCGCAGTGACGACGGCATTTGCTATAGTGTACGCGTACACAGCCGAACTCTACCCAACCGTAGTGAGGAATACGGCTGTGGGTACCTGCTCCATGGCCTCCAGAATAGGCAGCATCATTGCCCCATACTTTGTTTACTTAA GAAGCTATTCTGTTTCACTGCCTTACATCCTCATGGGAAGCATTACGGCTCTGTCAGGGTTGCTGAGTCTCCTGCTGCCTGAGAGCTATGGAATGCCTCTGCCTGACACCATCAGTCACATGCAACACTTCCCGGG GTGCTGTCAGAAGACGCCttatacactcacacacaccgaAGAAAAGGAAAATGCTGCTGAAAGAAAGTCTCCAGTTCTTTGA
- the slc22a5 gene encoding solute carrier family 22 member 5 has product MGDYDEDTAFLGQTGPYFWTTFFLLNTVYLSTGFNGLYMVFIGSAPTHHCLIPDVNLTEEWKNAIIPVTVVDGVEVQTQCSRYKLDVVRNLSAQGFIPGRDVNLTNLELEKCLDGWSYSKKIYQSNIVTEWDLVCDDQWKVPFASSTLFVGYLFGSLISGQLSDRFGRKKVVFISLAAQCVSVLLQSFSHSWKMFCVMFLFVGASQISMYISAFVLGTELLSKTMRVLFTTLGAFLFYCIGYMTLPWIAYGIREWRTLLAVLSSTSVVYIPLWWLIPESPRWLITQGRVEEAEAIVRDAARKNKVEAPPVIFKESELHSLTPSRKYSMLDVLKNKNIRCITLMCLLLWMAINIGYFGLSLNTSNLSGDPFMNCFLSATTEVPAYVVSTWLLKKCPRRALLSTFLSLGGGLLLLIQFIPDTLQYVALALEMTGKFGFTMCFSIVYIYTAEIYPTVLRNVGIGMCSSAARIGSITAPYVIYLGTYNKVLPYILMGSLTIASSVVNFFLPETLNRDLPETVEQMQECQGLCHGFRKTKYVEDEGRRNQPIQREAKV; this is encoded by the exons ATGGGAGACTATGATGAAGACACTGCATTCCTTGGACAGACTGGTCCTTATTTCTGGACCACATTCTTCCTCCTTAACACAGTTTATCTCTCGACTGGATTCAACGGACTTTACATGGTCTTTATCGGGTCAGCTCCTACACATCACTGCCTCATTCCGGATGTGAACTTAACCGAGGAGTGGAAAAATGCCATTATTCCTGTTACAGTAGTGGATGGCGTGGAGGTGCAGACCCAGTGCAGCAGATACAAGCTGGATGTGGTGAGAAATCTCTCTGCTCAAGGATTTATTCCTGGAAGAGACGTCAACCTCACTAACCTGGAGCTGGAGAAATGTTTAGATGGATGGAGCTACAGCAAAAAGATCTACCAATCCAACATAGTCACTGAG TGGGACCTCGTTTGTGACGACCAGTGGAAAGTTCCCTTTGCATCCTCGACTCTCTTTGTGGGATATCTCTTTGGGTCCCTAATCTCAGGCCAGCTTTCTGACAG GTTTGGGAGGAAGAAGGTTGTTTTCATCTCTCTTGCAgcccagtgtgtctcagtgcTGCTTCAGTCCTTCTCTCATTCATGGAAGATGTTCTGCGTCATGTTCCTCTTTGTTGGAGCCTCCCAGATATCCATGTATATTTCTGCATTTGTACTAG GAACAGAGCTTTTGAGTAAAACTATGCGAGTGCTCTTCACAACTCTCGGGGCCTTCCTTTTCTATTGCATCGGGTACATGACGCTACCTTGGATTGCATACGGAATCCGAGAATGGAGGACTCTGCTCGCCGTTCTGTCCTCAACATCTGTGGTTTACATCCCACTGTGGTG GTTAATCCCAGAGTCTCCTCGTTGGCTGATCACTCAGGGAAGAGTGGAGGAGGCTGAGGCCATTGTGAGGGATGCTGCAAGGAAAAATAAGGTTGAAGCACCACCTGTGATCTTTAAAGAATCTGAG CTCCATTCACTGACTCCAAGCAGGAAATACTCCATGCTTGATGTTCTAAAAAACAAGAACATCAGATGCATCACACTGATGTGTCTCCTTTTGTG gatggCAATAAACATTGGGTATTTTGGATTATCCCTGAACACCTCCAATCTGAGTGGCGACCCCTTCATGAACTGTTTTTTGTCAGCTACTACTGAGGTCCCTGCCTATGTCGTTTCTACCTGGCTGCTAAAGAAATGTCCAAGAAGAGCACTTCTGTCAACATTCCTCAGCCTTGGAGGAGGACTTCTTCTTCTAATCCAGTTCATCCCTGATA CCCTTCAGTATGTTGCTCTGGCGCTGGAAATGACCGGGAAGTTTGGCTTCACCATGTGCTTCAGCATCGTCTACATCTACACTGCTGAGATTTACCCCACCGTACTCAGGAACGTCGGCATTGGAATGTGCTCCTCTGCTGCACGCATTGGCAGCATCACAGCTCCTTATGTCATCTATTTAG GTACTTATAATAAGGTTCTGCCTTATATCCTCATGGGAAGTCTCACGATTGCTTCCTCTGTGGTGAACTTCTTTCTTCCGGAAACCCTCAATAGAGATCTTCCAGAAACAGTGGAGCAGATGCAAGAATGCCAAGG GTTGTGTCATGGATTCAGAAAGACGAAATATGTAGAAGATGAAGGAAGGAGGAACCAACCCATACAACGTGAGGCCAAAGTCTGA